From Treponema sp. OMZ 787:
CCATAAGCGGAATATTTTTTTAAGCCTTTTTTCCATACTATTGCACAAAAAACACTTAATACCGCTATCCAACAAGCGGCTTTAAGCAAATAGAGGAAAGCTCCATAAAGCGGTTCGTTATCAAGCAAAAAACTTACGGGGATGTGGGAAATAAAGGCAAAGGGTAAGTTTTTTAAAACATTAAATACCGGTTCGGGCAAAAGGACAAGAGGAAAAATAATACCGGCAGAAATATTTTTAAGTACCCTTATCGAAGTGTAAAGTGAACAAACGCGTGAAAAGTAAAAGCTGTATAGAGCTATCAAAAAATCGATTAAAAAATTGATAAGATAACCTGCAAATAAAAATAGCATAAAAAACACAATCTTCCATGTAAAAAAATTAAACACAAAATAAGGCGACAGTAAAAAATATAAAATCAAAATAGGAAGAGCATTCATCGTAATAAAAACAAAACGATGCGGTAAATCGGAAGCAAGTTGGTAAATTGCATAATTATACGGTTTTATAAGATAGGTATTTAAGGTACCGAGCCTTATGTCATCCGAAACTTTAAATATAGAAACGGTTGAGGTGATATTGTATGTTATTAAGGTTAAAAAATAATAAGAAACAATTCCGCCTGCTTCAATAGGCATATCCGTACTTTGATAACTGACGGCAAGCCATAAAAGCACATTAACGGTAAAAGGAAAAAGCGAAAATAAAAATCCCGAAATAAAATTAACCCTGTACTCCAATTGATTAGCTAAACTTGTCTTAAAAACTTTATAATAGATATTCATAATCTTTCCCTTAAAATAATTAAATAAAAAATCAGCCGGCCGCCGTATATAATTTTCTGATAACATCTTCCATCGATATATTTTCAATGGTAATATCGCTTAGGTCTTCGATAAAATCATTGGAAATACTTTTTAATATATCCAAACTATCTGAAGCATCGGCAGAAATTTTAACGGTATCTTCTCCTCTTTTTTCTGCAAAAAGCCCTTCCCTTTCGCGCAAGATTTTTATAATTTTTTCAGCGTTTGGGAATTTTAATTTTAGTATAAAGTATTTTTTATTTAAAAACTTATTTTTAAAATGAACAAATGAATCGGAATATATTTTTTCACCGTTGTTTATTAAAATCAATTCGCTGCAAAGAGAAACAATGTCGTTAAAATTATGACTTGTCAATATAAGCGTGGAATGATATGTACTGCAATACTGTTTTAAAAAATCCCGTATAGCATATTGTGTAATGATGTCGAGTCCTATTGTCGGCTCATCAAGAAAAATAAGTTTCGGTTTATGAATGAGGGCTGCTATCAATTCCATCTTCATCCGCTCTCCCAAAGAAAGCCGCCTCACTTGAACGTTCAGCTCTTTTTCGACACCGAGTATTTCGATCATCGTGTTAAGCGCTTTTTTATAATCGGCATCTTCAAGTTCGTAAATAGTTTTATTGAGTTCAAAAGAATCCATAGCCGGCAAGTCCCACCAAAGCTGACTCTTATTTCCCATCACCATTGAAATTTGACGCAAATATTCTTTTTTCTTTTCAAAAGGATTGAAATTCAATGCGGAAATCTTTCCTTCCGTCGGAAATATTAAACCCGACAGCATTTTAAGCGTCGTAGTTTTTCCTGCACCGTTTAAACCGATTAAACCCGTTATCGAACCTTGATGAATTTGAAAAGAAAGATTTTTAACGGCAGACTTATAAAGTTTTTCCCGCTTAAATATATTTTTAATGCTTCCTTTAAGACCTGCATCTTTTTTATAATAAGCATAAGTCTTGCAAATATTTTCTGCAACAATACTGTTCACATTATTAACTGCCTGATCCGACATAGTGCTTTACTCCTCTTTTAAAAATAAAATTTGACAATATAAAAAAGAAAAAACTCGAAACAAAAGAAACCCCGATGTAGTACCTCGG
This genomic window contains:
- a CDS encoding ABC-2 family transporter protein, translating into MNIYYKVFKTSLANQLEYRVNFISGFLFSLFPFTVNVLLWLAVSYQSTDMPIEAGGIVSYYFLTLITYNITSTVSIFKVSDDIRLGTLNTYLIKPYNYAIYQLASDLPHRFVFITMNALPILILYFLLSPYFVFNFFTWKIVFFMLFLFAGYLINFLIDFLIALYSFYFSRVCSLYTSIRVLKNISAGIIFPLVLLPEPVFNVLKNLPFAFISHIPVSFLLDNEPLYGAFLYLLKAACWIAVLSVFCAIVWKKGLKKYSAYGG
- a CDS encoding ATP-binding cassette domain-containing protein; amino-acid sequence: MSDQAVNNVNSIVAENICKTYAYYKKDAGLKGSIKNIFKREKLYKSAVKNLSFQIHQGSITGLIGLNGAGKTTTLKMLSGLIFPTEGKISALNFNPFEKKKEYLRQISMVMGNKSQLWWDLPAMDSFELNKTIYELEDADYKKALNTMIEILGVEKELNVQVRRLSLGERMKMELIAALIHKPKLIFLDEPTIGLDIITQYAIRDFLKQYCSTYHSTLILTSHNFNDIVSLCSELILINNGEKIYSDSFVHFKNKFLNKKYFILKLKFPNAEKIIKILREREGLFAEKRGEDTVKISADASDSLDILKSISNDFIEDLSDITIENISMEDVIRKLYTAAG